The sequence TGTTTGGGTACATTATACTTATTAATCAGTTTAAATGCACCTTCAACCAATGGCTTATCATGGGTAGCGATAGCTGGATAAATTTTATTTTGAAACATGTATTCCAAATCCTCCATATAATGCTGATTAATTTCTTCATATTTTTTATAAGCTATTTCTGCCGGTTCAACATATATACCTTTGCATAAACGATAATTAATTGGCGTTTCATTTGAATTTAAATCCTGAAGGCTTCTGATATCGTTTAGTGTACGCTTCAGGTAAGCCTGAAAAACTAAACCAACATTTTTCGGAAATTCAGTTTTAATTTTCCTGAAAAGATCTAATTCTAAATCAACGCATTGCGAGTCTTCCATGTCGATCCTGACAAAATTATTATATTTTGCTGCCCGTTCCACAATTCTTCGGATATAGGTATAACATGCATCGGCATCAATCAACAATCCAAACATGGTTGGCTTAAGTGAATAATTTCCATCAATATTGTGATCCTGAACAGTGTCGATAATATTGAGATATGTTTCAGTATTTTCAATGGCCTGATCGATGGTTGTAATAAATTCACCCAACAGATCAATCGTTACTTTAACCCCTTGAGCGTTT comes from Bacteroidota bacterium and encodes:
- a CDS encoding proline dehydrogenase family protein — translated: MINKLISRILPYMPKNFVWLFSKRYIAGTTIEEAIQVSKDLNAQGVKVTIDLLGEFITTIDQAIENTETYLNIIDTVQDHNIDGNYSLKPTMFGLLIDADACYTYIRRIVERAAKYNNFVRIDMEDSQCVDLELDLFRKIKTEFPKNVGLVFQAYLKRTLNDIRSLQDLNSNETPINYRLCKGIYVEPAEIAYKKYEEINQHYMEDLEYMFQNKIYPAIATHDKPLVEGAFKLINKYNVPKHMYEFQMLYGVTPELRSSIVENKHTMRVYIPYGKDWFAYSTRRLKENPKMAFLIIKALFFRG